A stretch of the Acidimicrobiia bacterium genome encodes the following:
- a CDS encoding LLM class F420-dependent oxidoreductase → MVAFGMQLPVQSQSTLFAQPWEATAGVTEIVQAAQACEAAGFAYVAVCDHVAVPAPASESMSTEWWDTIATLSYLAAVTERVRLLSHVYVLPYRHPLVVAKAWATLDALSGGRAILGVGAGHVEGEFAALGVPFAERGALLDESIDALRAAFSAEFPSHHGQHWRFDGVGQRPRPVQASLPIWVGGSSKPAMRRAAERGDGWLPQGPPEGGMEAGIRFIREHRAATRGDDPIVLGALSGPLFVGEPDWDTPRCFRGAPAKIAGYLRTYADLGVDQIQVSFSSRSAGELCDQIAAFAAEVVPLVNQ, encoded by the coding sequence GTGGTCGCCTTCGGGATGCAGCTTCCGGTGCAGTCACAAAGCACCCTGTTCGCCCAGCCGTGGGAAGCGACGGCCGGAGTGACCGAAATCGTGCAGGCGGCGCAGGCCTGTGAGGCGGCTGGCTTTGCTTACGTGGCCGTGTGTGATCACGTGGCCGTACCGGCCCCAGCGTCCGAGTCGATGAGCACCGAGTGGTGGGACACCATCGCCACGCTCTCCTATCTCGCCGCCGTCACTGAGCGAGTGCGTCTGCTCAGCCACGTGTACGTGCTGCCGTATCGTCATCCCCTGGTGGTGGCCAAGGCGTGGGCCACCCTTGATGCGCTCTCGGGCGGGCGAGCCATCCTCGGTGTTGGCGCGGGCCACGTGGAAGGCGAGTTCGCCGCCCTGGGTGTGCCGTTTGCCGAGCGCGGCGCGCTCCTCGACGAATCTATCGATGCCCTCCGGGCGGCCTTCTCGGCCGAATTTCCCTCCCACCATGGCCAGCACTGGCGCTTCGACGGGGTGGGGCAACGTCCCCGGCCGGTGCAGGCCTCGCTCCCGATCTGGGTGGGGGGTTCGTCCAAGCCGGCCATGCGTCGGGCCGCCGAGCGGGGTGACGGATGGTTGCCCCAGGGGCCACCGGAGGGTGGTATGGAAGCCGGCATCCGGTTCATCCGTGAGCACCGAGCCGCCACTCGGGGCGACGACCCGATCGTGCTCGGCGCCCTGTCGGGTCCGCTCTTTGTGGGGGAGCCGGACTGGGATACGCCTCGCTGCTTCCGGGGCGCACCCGCCAAGATTGCCGGATACCTTCGCACCTACGCCGATCTTGGGGTAGATCAGATCCAGGTGAGCTTCTCCAGTCGCTCGGCCGGGGAACTGTGTGACCAGATCGCCGCCTTCGCGGCCGAGGTAGTTCCGCTCGTCAACCAGTAG
- a CDS encoding SDR family oxidoreductase, producing MLLEGKVAIVSGIGPGMGRDVSLQLAQHGADIVLGARRTETSDEVAAEIRALGARAEVVALDITDPAMCLAAVSTAVATFGGLDILVNNAFQDGNRRQFMDAPLEEWRLTMDVNFWGTLQMTRAAVPAMIERGGGRVVMVNSMSAHRIEARSGAYAASKGALETATKTLATELGVHGIRVNGIHPGYIWGESVEWYFNYLGEKRGISGEEVYREVAEETSLKYLAHSREIAGSVVFFASDLSKPVTGQSLDVNCGQWMTP from the coding sequence ATGCTGCTCGAGGGCAAGGTGGCCATCGTGTCCGGGATCGGTCCGGGCATGGGGCGAGACGTTTCGTTGCAACTCGCCCAACACGGTGCCGACATCGTCTTAGGGGCGCGCCGCACCGAAACATCCGATGAGGTGGCCGCCGAGATTCGCGCCCTGGGCGCCCGGGCGGAGGTAGTGGCCCTAGACATCACCGACCCAGCCATGTGTTTGGCGGCGGTCAGCACGGCGGTGGCGACCTTTGGGGGTCTCGATATCCTCGTGAACAACGCGTTCCAGGACGGCAACCGGCGACAGTTCATGGACGCTCCGCTGGAAGAGTGGCGCCTCACGATGGATGTCAACTTCTGGGGCACCCTGCAGATGACCCGGGCAGCGGTGCCCGCCATGATCGAGCGCGGGGGTGGTCGGGTTGTGATGGTCAACTCCATGTCGGCCCACCGCATCGAAGCCCGTTCCGGTGCCTATGCGGCGTCCAAGGGCGCCTTGGAGACAGCCACCAAAACACTGGCTACCGAACTCGGGGTGCATGGCATCCGGGTGAACGGGATTCACCCTGGGTACATCTGGGGCGAGTCGGTGGAGTGGTATTTCAATTACCTGGGCGAGAAGCGGGGGATCAGCGGCGAGGAGGTATACCGCGAGGTGGCGGAGGAGACGAGCCTCAAGTACCTGGCCCACTCCCGCGAGATCGCCGGGTCGGTGGTGTTTTTCGCGTCGGACCTCTCCAAGCCCGTCACCGGCCAGAGCCTCGACGTGAACTGCGGCCAATGGATGACCCCGTGA
- a CDS encoding DNA-3-methyladenine glycosylase I yields MSMTRCWWCGEDPLYVAYHDEQWGVPVVDERELFELLCLEGFQAGLSWITILRKREAFRAAFDGFHIASVAAYGDAEVARLVADAGIVRHEGKIAATMANARAVEAMHGAGRTLAELVWSHAPPARPAPLRRRSEVPAATPASMALAQALKQEGMRFVGPTTVYAFMQSAGLVNDHLAECFRSG; encoded by the coding sequence ATGTCGATGACGCGATGCTGGTGGTGCGGCGAGGATCCGCTGTACGTGGCGTATCACGACGAGCAGTGGGGGGTTCCCGTTGTCGATGAGCGGGAACTGTTCGAGTTGCTCTGTCTGGAGGGCTTCCAGGCCGGTCTGTCCTGGATCACCATCCTGCGCAAGCGGGAGGCCTTTCGCGCTGCTTTCGACGGCTTCCACATCGCCTCGGTGGCGGCCTACGGCGACGCCGAGGTGGCGCGACTGGTGGCCGACGCCGGGATCGTCCGCCACGAGGGCAAGATAGCGGCCACCATGGCCAACGCCCGGGCGGTGGAGGCCATGCACGGCGCGGGCCGCACCCTGGCGGAATTGGTGTGGAGCCACGCGCCCCCCGCCCGCCCTGCCCCCTTGCGCCGGCGCTCGGAGGTTCCTGCCGCCACCCCCGCATCGATGGCCCTGGCCCAGGCCCTGAAGCAGGAGGGCATGCGGTTCGTGGGTCCCACCACGGTGTATGCCTTCATGCAATCCGCCGGGTTGGTGAACGACCATCTGGCCGAGTGCTTCCGCTCCGGTTGA